A single window of Granulicella cerasi DNA harbors:
- a CDS encoding zinc-ribbon domain containing protein, producing MEFVDRILRCSDCGQDFVFTAGEQIFFFDKQFKNDPKRCKPCKAKRAGIGRSGANGATTLPLSRTETRAECSSCGVETTVPFKPTQGRPVLCRSCFQLKRVPSAVAAVAALDSPEAQVEALTEQMAAANAALPVEPAMEAVMEAPAAVIAAEASEADVAALAAEAPQA from the coding sequence ATGGAATTCGTCGACAGAATCCTGAGATGCTCTGATTGCGGCCAAGACTTTGTCTTCACGGCCGGCGAGCAGATCTTCTTTTTCGACAAGCAGTTTAAGAACGACCCGAAGCGCTGCAAGCCTTGCAAGGCCAAGCGCGCTGGCATCGGTCGCAGTGGCGCGAATGGCGCGACAACCCTCCCGCTTTCCCGCACGGAAACCCGCGCAGAGTGCTCCTCCTGCGGCGTGGAGACCACGGTGCCCTTCAAGCCCACGCAAGGACGTCCGGTGCTGTGTCGCTCGTGCTTCCAGCTGAAGCGCGTGCCGAGCGCCGTGGCTGCTGTCGCCGCTCTGGATTCGCCGGAAGCGCAGGTAGAGGCGCTCACCGAGCAGATGGCTGCGGCGAACGCCGCGCTGCCGGTCGAACCCGCGATGGAAGCGGTGATGGAAGCGCCTGCTGCGGTGATCGCAGCGGAGGCTTCTGAGGCAGACGTCGCTGCTCTGGCGGCGGAAGCCCCGCAAGCCTAA
- a CDS encoding MFS transporter: protein MSQNEATLPPQTATTPPTVAPMSMAEVLRIPVMRRLWYAQIVSTFGDFLALFAVMIVMTYQLRATPQQITGVQIAYMGPIAILGVLSGVFVDRWPTKITLVTSDYLRALLCLSLLLVHNVWGFYIALALISVVSSFFGPAQGVAIRTAVPRHGMQSAQSLLQQVMMIMRIIGGPIAAWFVSKLGPHPAYWLDAVSFIASGTLILSLTLTTPTSVPVVPDPTTNPDGVTAPAAAEPTGLARVVSDMKQGASFIIHHAALSFVILALASAMFVLGCFAPLIAVYVRDILHKSEKTFGYTSPMIGLGMLIGINLITTKFKGKKATTLVYSGLSGIAIGVFLLAALPHLGAMIPGLFIIGLSAAAVIVPAQTLIALETPPPMMGRVGSTVMSAIFTAQILGLILSGVLSEHISIRTVFALCGVMLLVMMPLGMWMQGKRGATA, encoded by the coding sequence ATGAGCCAGAACGAAGCGACTCTCCCCCCGCAAACTGCTACGACTCCGCCAACGGTCGCCCCGATGAGCATGGCCGAGGTGCTGCGCATCCCCGTCATGCGGCGGCTCTGGTACGCGCAGATCGTCTCCACCTTCGGCGACTTCCTTGCGCTCTTCGCGGTCATGATCGTGATGACCTACCAGCTCCGCGCCACGCCGCAGCAGATCACCGGCGTGCAGATTGCCTACATGGGGCCGATCGCCATCCTCGGCGTACTCTCGGGCGTCTTCGTGGACCGCTGGCCGACGAAGATCACGCTCGTCACCTCGGACTATCTGCGCGCGCTGCTCTGCCTGAGCCTCCTGTTGGTGCATAACGTCTGGGGTTTCTACATCGCGCTCGCGCTGATCAGCGTGGTTTCCAGCTTCTTCGGTCCCGCGCAGGGCGTAGCGATACGCACCGCTGTGCCGCGCCACGGTATGCAGTCGGCGCAGAGCTTGCTGCAGCAGGTGATGATGATCATGCGCATCATCGGCGGCCCCATCGCCGCGTGGTTCGTCTCGAAGCTCGGGCCCCACCCTGCGTACTGGCTCGATGCGGTGAGCTTCATCGCCTCCGGCACGCTGATCCTTTCGCTCACGCTCACCACGCCGACAAGCGTGCCAGTCGTGCCCGATCCGACGACGAACCCCGACGGCGTCACCGCACCCGCCGCCGCGGAGCCGACCGGCCTTGCGCGCGTCGTCTCCGACATGAAGCAGGGCGCGAGCTTCATCATTCATCACGCGGCGCTCAGCTTCGTCATCCTCGCGTTGGCTTCAGCGATGTTTGTGCTCGGCTGCTTTGCTCCGCTCATCGCGGTGTATGTGCGCGACATCCTGCACAAGTCCGAAAAGACCTTCGGCTACACCAGCCCGATGATCGGCCTCGGCATGCTCATCGGCATCAACCTCATCACAACGAAGTTCAAGGGTAAGAAGGCCACAACGCTGGTCTACAGCGGGCTCTCGGGCATCGCCATCGGTGTCTTCCTGCTGGCGGCGCTGCCCCATCTTGGGGCGATGATCCCCGGCCTTTTCATCATCGGACTCTCGGCGGCGGCGGTCATCGTGCCCGCACAAACGCTGATCGCCCTTGAGACGCCGCCGCCGATGATGGGCCGCGTTGGCTCGACGGTGATGTCGGCAATCTTCACCGCACAGATCCTCGGCCTGATCCTGAGCGGCGTGCTGAGCGAACACATCAGCATCCGCACGGTCTTCGCGCTCTGCGGCGTCATGCTGCTGGTGATGATGCCGCTCGGCATGTGGATGCAGGGCAAGCGCGGAGCCACGGCCTAG
- the pyrR gene encoding bifunctional pyr operon transcriptional regulator/uracil phosphoribosyltransferase PyrR — protein MSETTTPAPSTKTSKLREKGRLMSASEIERTLVRLAHEIVERNNGAANVGLVGIKRRGVPLAERLGKLITNIEKQPVDVGTLDISFYRDDLTTRDVRPVVEKGELGFDVTGRDIILMDDVLYTGRTIRAALDALFDHGRPKSVQLLVLIDRGHRELPIEAKFIGRIVPTSRREIIEVKLREIDNDEQVLLMELAD, from the coding sequence ATGAGCGAAACGACTACGCCCGCACCCTCGACCAAGACCTCCAAGCTCCGCGAGAAAGGCCGCCTGATGTCGGCCTCCGAGATCGAGCGCACGCTCGTCCGCCTGGCGCATGAAATCGTCGAGCGCAACAACGGCGCCGCGAACGTGGGTCTCGTCGGCATCAAGCGCCGCGGCGTGCCGCTGGCCGAGCGTCTGGGCAAGCTCATCACCAACATTGAAAAGCAGCCCGTCGATGTCGGCACGCTCGACATCAGCTTCTACCGCGACGACCTCACCACGCGTGACGTGCGTCCCGTTGTCGAAAAGGGCGAGCTTGGCTTCGACGTCACCGGTCGCGACATCATCCTGATGGACGACGTGCTCTACACGGGCCGCACCATCCGCGCAGCTCTTGACGCACTCTTCGACCACGGCCGCCCCAAGAGCGTACAGCTGCTCGTGCTGATCGACCGCGGCCACCGCGAACTGCCGATCGAGGCCAAGTTCATCGGCCGCATCGTTCCCACCAGCCGCCGCGAGATCATCGAAGTGAAGCTCCGCGAGATTGACAACGACGAACAGGTGCTACTGATGGAACTGGCTGACTAG
- a CDS encoding DUF6600 domain-containing protein gives MKTFSRHRVLWFAPAVAAAGLMFGGAYLLSAQDPSGAYAQMTPDQQQQADFQAGTGDPSADPPQRVARVAVLNGQASFQPAAGNGFVSAELNYPLTGGDRLYTADNSQAEVQTGQIAVRLGANTDFTVQAMTDTLAQFGLAGGSVHLRTFGYDVGSQTEVDTPNVAVSVQAAGDIRIDVDPSQDITWVNVLSGQARIEGNNFTQVVNSGTALQLAGTDNLEVQQVHAQQADVLDQFSISRDQQFQQAEQEVGGYVDEGTIGSEDLAANGSWQQDSEYGPVWYPAGVAVDWEPYRVGHWAFVPPWGWTWVGGERWGFAPYHYGRWARFGPRWGWIPGPRGVRPVYAPALVVFVGGSNFTGWFPLGPREVFTPWYRTSGIYINRVNVTNIWSRDPAMVRRVYDMRTPYSGFAGGNAGRNFAYRGRAVAMAPGAFAAGRPVAGNRMQLGQQQLAGAAVVGRPQVQPGPRMYGGGAPNGGARQPQQQQGGGFFRGPSQSNRPGSAGYNRGGNGGQMQRGGPQQGGQPPQQGGYVGRPGGNQPGQNNGGNWNRGGGQPSGGQPQQPATSNGGGNSRPQGYMPTPQPGRRIDSAPGNGGNVTQPSGDVRSGAHMSPGDSQNAPTMRSAPPNQQQPTGRTQDPNPRRNFGPVEGGEPQQRQQPQQHQPDRQQMQRMYQPQPQAQQPQRQAQPQAPPQRQQPVQPQRQAPPAPRKDDKK, from the coding sequence ATGAAAACCTTCAGCCGTCACCGTGTTTTGTGGTTCGCGCCCGCTGTAGCGGCTGCGGGCCTGATGTTTGGCGGAGCGTATCTGCTCAGCGCGCAGGACCCCTCGGGCGCCTACGCTCAGATGACGCCCGACCAGCAGCAACAGGCTGATTTTCAAGCCGGAACGGGCGATCCCTCCGCCGATCCGCCACAGCGTGTGGCGCGCGTGGCCGTGTTGAACGGGCAGGCATCGTTCCAGCCCGCAGCGGGCAATGGATTCGTCTCTGCAGAGCTGAACTATCCGCTGACCGGCGGTGACCGTCTCTACACCGCCGACAACTCGCAGGCGGAGGTTCAGACCGGGCAGATCGCCGTGCGCCTCGGCGCGAACACGGACTTCACCGTGCAGGCGATGACCGACACGCTGGCGCAGTTCGGCCTCGCGGGCGGCTCGGTGCACCTGCGCACCTTCGGCTACGACGTCGGTTCGCAAACCGAGGTGGACACGCCGAACGTCGCGGTGAGCGTGCAGGCGGCGGGCGACATCCGCATCGACGTCGATCCGAGCCAGGACATTACCTGGGTGAATGTCCTCAGCGGACAGGCGCGCATTGAGGGCAATAACTTCACGCAGGTGGTGAACTCCGGCACGGCGCTGCAGCTTGCAGGCACGGACAACCTCGAGGTGCAGCAGGTGCACGCGCAGCAGGCCGACGTCCTCGACCAGTTCTCGATCAGCCGCGATCAGCAGTTCCAGCAGGCCGAGCAGGAAGTCGGCGGTTACGTCGATGAGGGCACGATCGGCAGCGAGGACCTTGCCGCCAACGGCAGCTGGCAGCAGGACAGCGAGTACGGTCCGGTCTGGTATCCGGCGGGCGTTGCTGTGGACTGGGAGCCGTATCGCGTCGGCCACTGGGCGTTCGTTCCGCCGTGGGGCTGGACGTGGGTCGGCGGTGAGCGTTGGGGCTTTGCGCCGTACCACTACGGTCGCTGGGCGCGCTTTGGCCCGCGCTGGGGCTGGATTCCCGGCCCGCGCGGCGTGCGTCCGGTCTATGCTCCGGCGTTGGTCGTTTTCGTCGGTGGATCGAACTTCACGGGCTGGTTCCCGCTAGGCCCGCGCGAGGTCTTTACGCCTTGGTATCGCACCAGCGGCATCTACATCAACCGCGTCAACGTGACGAACATCTGGAGCCGCGACCCGGCGATGGTGCGTCGCGTGTATGACATGCGGACGCCATACTCGGGCTTCGCGGGCGGCAACGCCGGGCGCAATTTTGCTTACCGTGGCCGCGCCGTGGCGATGGCTCCCGGGGCCTTCGCGGCGGGGCGTCCGGTGGCGGGTAACCGCATGCAGCTCGGGCAGCAGCAACTTGCAGGCGCCGCTGTGGTCGGTCGTCCGCAGGTGCAACCGGGGCCGCGAATGTATGGTGGCGGCGCTCCGAATGGTGGCGCACGCCAGCCGCAACAGCAGCAGGGCGGCGGGTTCTTCCGCGGGCCTTCGCAGTCCAACAGGCCGGGCAGCGCGGGCTATAACCGCGGCGGCAACGGTGGACAGATGCAGCGCGGTGGCCCGCAACAGGGTGGCCAACCGCCGCAGCAGGGCGGCTATGTCGGTCGTCCGGGGGGCAATCAGCCGGGGCAGAACAACGGCGGTAACTGGAACCGCGGCGGCGGTCAGCCTTCGGGCGGTCAGCCGCAGCAGCCGGCAACCTCGAACGGTGGTGGCAATAGCCGTCCGCAGGGCTACATGCCGACGCCGCAGCCGGGCCGCCGCATAGATTCTGCTCCCGGCAACGGTGGCAACGTCACACAGCCTTCGGGCGATGTTCGCAGCGGCGCGCATATGTCTCCGGGGGACTCGCAGAACGCGCCCACGATGCGTTCTGCACCGCCGAACCAGCAGCAGCCGACCGGGCGGACGCAGGACCCGAATCCGCGCCGGAACTTCGGTCCGGTGGAAGGGGGCGAGCCGCAGCAGCGCCAGCAGCCGCAACAGCACCAACCGGATCGCCAGCAGATGCAGCGGATGTACCAGCCGCAACCGCAGGCCCAACAACCCCAGCGGCAGGCGCAGCCTCAGGCCCCGCCGCAGCGGCAACAGCCCGTCCAGCCGCAGCGCCAGGCACCGCCTGCGCCGCGTAAGGACGATAAGAAGTAG
- the tkt gene encoding transketolase, whose protein sequence is MSELSQQELDQLSINTLRLLAVDQVEKANSGHPGAPLGCAPIAYLLFHKFMKYNPKESLWSDRDRFVLSNGHASALLYGTLHLAGFKVSMDDLKSFRQWESRTPGHPESHETDGVEVTTGPLGQGFAEAVGLAIAEKHQAAVYNNDKFKIVDHYTYVICGDGCLMEGISHEAASLAGTLKLNKLIVLYDDNLISLDGPTDLSYTEDVTKRFEAYGWHVEFVSDGNDLDEISKAIEAGKSQKEKPTLIRVRTVIGFGAPKAGTKSVHGEPLGKEGTIAAKKFFGFDPEKSFFIPEEALTNWRKAEEKGAKAVAAWHERFDAYAKEFPELAAQYTRTSEEKLPADWQKELPVFPSDKPVATRNAGQVVLNKLGAVLPELFGGAADLTSSTKTIFKDSANFHEDPKGRNVFFGVREFGMMAAVNGISAHGGLLPFGSTFFTFSDYCRSALRMGALQHSRSLYIFTHDSVGLGEDGPTHQPVEHLGALRIIPELTDFRPADANETSAAWGLAVERGGPAWMALSRQDLPTLDADKYKVFDGVRKGAYKLESYGSDVVLVSTGSEVQLILKAGEELKAAGINATVVSMPSFKIFEEQTAEYKDSIFPKNVPVVSIEAAATQPWYKYVGRDGYAIGIDRFGASAPGPLVLEKLGITAAHVVEAAKKVVKK, encoded by the coding sequence ATGAGCGAACTTTCGCAGCAGGAACTCGATCAGCTTTCGATCAACACCCTCCGCCTCCTGGCCGTAGACCAGGTAGAAAAGGCCAACAGTGGCCACCCGGGCGCGCCTTTGGGCTGCGCGCCCATCGCATACCTGCTCTTTCACAAGTTCATGAAGTACAACCCGAAGGAGTCGCTCTGGAGCGACCGCGACCGCTTCGTTCTCTCGAACGGCCACGCTTCGGCACTGCTCTACGGCACGCTGCACCTGGCTGGCTTCAAGGTTTCGATGGACGACCTGAAGAGCTTCCGCCAGTGGGAATCCCGCACGCCGGGTCACCCCGAGTCGCATGAAACCGACGGCGTCGAAGTGACGACCGGCCCCCTCGGCCAGGGTTTTGCGGAGGCCGTCGGCCTCGCGATCGCTGAGAAGCACCAGGCTGCGGTATACAACAACGACAAGTTCAAGATCGTCGACCACTACACCTACGTCATCTGCGGCGATGGCTGCCTGATGGAAGGCATCTCGCACGAAGCGGCGTCGCTGGCCGGCACGCTGAAGCTGAACAAGCTGATCGTGCTCTATGACGACAACCTCATCTCGCTCGACGGCCCGACCGACCTCTCGTACACCGAAGACGTTACCAAGCGCTTCGAGGCATACGGCTGGCACGTGGAGTTCGTCTCCGACGGCAACGATCTTGACGAGATCTCGAAGGCTATCGAAGCGGGCAAGTCGCAGAAGGAAAAGCCCACGCTGATCCGCGTGCGCACGGTCATCGGCTTCGGCGCACCGAAGGCAGGCACCAAGTCCGTGCACGGTGAGCCGCTGGGCAAGGAAGGCACGATTGCTGCCAAGAAGTTCTTCGGCTTCGACCCCGAAAAGAGCTTCTTCATCCCCGAGGAAGCGCTGACCAACTGGCGCAAGGCCGAGGAGAAGGGCGCGAAGGCTGTTGCCGCATGGCACGAGCGCTTCGACGCTTACGCGAAGGAGTTCCCGGAGCTCGCCGCGCAGTACACGCGTACCTCGGAAGAGAAGCTCCCCGCAGACTGGCAGAAGGAACTGCCGGTGTTCCCGTCGGACAAGCCTGTGGCGACGCGTAACGCTGGCCAGGTCGTGCTGAACAAGCTCGGCGCAGTGCTGCCGGAGCTCTTCGGTGGTGCAGCCGATCTCACCTCGTCCACGAAAACCATCTTCAAGGACTCGGCCAACTTCCACGAAGACCCGAAGGGCCGCAACGTCTTCTTCGGCGTGCGCGAGTTCGGCATGATGGCTGCGGTGAACGGTATCTCGGCGCACGGCGGTCTGCTGCCGTTCGGCTCGACCTTCTTCACCTTCAGCGATTACTGCCGCTCGGCGCTCCGCATGGGCGCTCTGCAGCACTCGCGCTCGCTGTACATCTTCACGCATGACTCGGTGGGCCTGGGCGAAGACGGCCCGACGCACCAGCCGGTGGAGCACCTCGGCGCGCTGCGCATCATCCCTGAGCTCACGGACTTCCGTCCGGCGGATGCGAACGAGACCTCGGCAGCATGGGGCCTCGCAGTGGAGCGCGGCGGACCGGCATGGATGGCGCTCTCGCGTCAGGACCTGCCCACGCTGGACGCGGACAAGTACAAGGTGTTCGACGGCGTTCGCAAGGGTGCTTACAAGCTGGAGTCCTACGGTTCGGATGTCGTGCTCGTCTCGACCGGTTCCGAAGTGCAGCTCATCCTGAAGGCTGGCGAAGAGCTGAAGGCTGCAGGCATCAACGCGACGGTTGTGTCGATGCCCAGCTTCAAGATCTTCGAAGAGCAGACGGCTGAGTACAAGGACTCGATCTTCCCGAAGAACGTGCCGGTGGTTTCGATCGAAGCCGCAGCCACGCAGCCCTGGTACAAGTACGTGGGCCGCGACGGCTACGCGATCGGCATCGATCGCTTCGGCGCCTCGGCTCCCGGCCCGCTGGTGCTGGAAAAGCTCGGCATCACCGCTGCTCATGTGGTGGAAGCTGCGAAGAAGGTCGTTAAGAAGTAA
- the rpiA gene encoding ribose-5-phosphate isomerase RpiA, which produces MTQDDAKALVGKRAAAMVEDGMRVGLGTGSTSVQFIKALGARVQQGLKIRAVASSDSSAELGRSLGIEVVSLEEMPEIDLYIDGADEVAPGLALIKGGGAALLREKIVASSSKRFVCVVDESKLVPHLGKFPLPIEIIKMARPLVEDKLFKLGLNPMLRMQKDGASPLLTDEQNYILDCHCGVIEDPEKTAAEIRAIVGVVEHGLFLRMAEVALVAGGNGVTEYNG; this is translated from the coding sequence ATGACACAAGATGACGCAAAAGCACTGGTAGGCAAGCGGGCAGCGGCGATGGTTGAAGATGGCATGCGTGTGGGGCTCGGTACGGGCTCGACCTCGGTGCAGTTCATCAAGGCGCTGGGTGCGCGCGTGCAGCAGGGCTTGAAAATTCGCGCGGTCGCTTCGAGTGACTCGAGCGCGGAGCTTGGCCGCTCGCTGGGCATCGAGGTTGTCTCGCTCGAAGAGATGCCGGAGATTGATCTCTACATCGACGGCGCGGATGAAGTCGCGCCGGGGCTTGCGCTCATCAAGGGCGGCGGCGCGGCATTGCTGCGCGAGAAGATCGTTGCCAGCTCGTCGAAGCGCTTCGTCTGTGTGGTGGACGAGTCGAAGCTTGTGCCGCACCTGGGAAAATTTCCGCTGCCGATCGAGATCATCAAGATGGCGCGTCCGCTGGTCGAAGACAAGCTCTTCAAGCTCGGCCTGAACCCCATGCTGCGTATGCAGAAGGACGGCGCATCGCCGCTGCTCACCGATGAGCAGAACTACATCCTCGACTGCCATTGCGGCGTCATCGAAGACCCCGAGAAGACCGCTGCGGAGATTCGCGCGATCGTCGGCGTCGTGGAGCATGGCTTGTTCTTGCGCATGGCTGAGGTCGCGCTGGTCGCAGGCGGCAACGGCGTGACCGAGTACAACGGATAG
- a CDS encoding metallophosphoesterase translates to MLIGRQLRLVASLCLVACGAGISGARAAAQTQPVLMLSDVHFDPFRDPAKFDALQKAPASEWASVLSKPAASAQIEEFQKLAKACPSRGIDSDWPLFKASLEQSRKRIASPAFITVTGDMMAHEFECRYAALGGKPAEYPAFAAKTVAFVALQIRAAYPKTPTYIALGNNDSGCGDYREDPDSAFLRADALALSPLAQSDTDKIAHEASRRGDWSVDLPAPFKDARLLVLQDIFESTHFKSCGGKPDRDGAAEQVAWLKAQLQQAREQHKQVWVIGHIAPSIDAYNTIIGGHQVCKGESASMLLGDDHLGSTLIAYADVVRLALFAHTHMDEMLALHDGDRSVAVKIVPSISPINGNHPAFTMADVETSSFILKDYAVYVAPNIAGAGEWSEEYRYSSTYHLPAYDAAAANTLTAGFLHDQASQTASSQAYEKYFFPGDGGKRAMVMKLLWPAYACATATYTSEGYRKCACDAAAAK, encoded by the coding sequence ATGTTGATCGGCCGTCAGTTACGCCTAGTGGCGTCGTTGTGTCTCGTTGCTTGCGGTGCCGGGATCTCCGGCGCGCGCGCTGCGGCGCAAACGCAGCCGGTGTTGATGCTCTCGGACGTACACTTCGATCCGTTCCGTGACCCCGCGAAGTTCGACGCGCTGCAGAAGGCGCCCGCGAGCGAGTGGGCATCGGTCCTGAGCAAGCCTGCAGCGTCTGCGCAGATTGAAGAGTTCCAGAAGCTCGCGAAGGCTTGTCCATCGCGTGGAATCGACAGCGATTGGCCGCTCTTCAAGGCGTCGCTTGAGCAGTCGCGCAAACGCATCGCGTCGCCTGCGTTCATCACCGTTACCGGCGACATGATGGCCCATGAGTTCGAATGCCGGTACGCGGCGCTCGGTGGTAAGCCTGCAGAGTATCCTGCGTTCGCGGCGAAGACGGTCGCGTTTGTGGCGTTGCAAATCCGCGCGGCGTATCCGAAGACGCCGACGTATATCGCGCTCGGCAATAACGACTCCGGCTGCGGCGACTACCGCGAAGATCCTGACAGCGCCTTTCTACGCGCTGATGCTTTGGCGCTCTCACCCCTGGCGCAGAGCGACACCGATAAGATCGCGCACGAGGCCTCACGCCGCGGCGATTGGAGCGTGGATCTTCCTGCGCCGTTCAAGGACGCGCGCTTACTGGTGTTGCAGGACATCTTCGAGAGTACGCATTTCAAGTCTTGCGGCGGCAAGCCCGACCGCGACGGCGCGGCCGAACAGGTGGCGTGGTTGAAAGCGCAGTTGCAGCAGGCGCGCGAGCAGCATAAGCAGGTCTGGGTGATCGGCCACATCGCACCGAGCATTGATGCGTACAACACCATCATTGGCGGCCATCAGGTGTGCAAGGGCGAGTCCGCGTCGATGTTGCTGGGCGACGATCATCTCGGCAGCACGCTCATCGCGTATGCCGATGTGGTGCGCCTGGCGCTCTTCGCGCATACGCATATGGACGAGATGCTCGCGTTGCACGACGGCGATCGCAGCGTGGCCGTGAAGATCGTGCCATCGATCTCGCCGATCAACGGCAATCATCCTGCGTTCACCATGGCGGATGTAGAGACGTCATCGTTCATCTTGAAGGACTATGCAGTCTATGTGGCGCCGAACATCGCTGGTGCAGGCGAGTGGAGCGAGGAATATCGCTACTCGTCGACGTATCATCTGCCCGCGTATGACGCCGCCGCGGCGAACACGTTGACCGCTGGCTTCCTGCACGATCAGGCGAGCCAGACGGCTTCGTCGCAGGCATATGAGAAGTACTTTTTTCCGGGCGATGGCGGCAAGCGCGCGATGGTGATGAAGCTGTTGTGGCCGGCGTATGCGTGCGCCACGGCGACGTATACGTCTGAGGGATATCGTAAGTGTGCGTGCGATGCGGCAGCCGCTAAGTAG